The segment CATTTGCACTGTACCTTGATTGCCTCTACATTTTGACTATCTTGATCTTTGACAGCAATGTAATCTACTATGATCTTAGATCTTAGGATAAGCCATTACTCATACACAAACTGAATATGGTCATCCTCTCactaaaatgtttgaaattttaagaaaattgaaaagTCAATTCACAAGTCAAAGGTGGTAGCAACCAATATTTGTGACattcagataatttttttttcaacataaatGATGTCGGCATAAATACAGGTAATAAGCCAAGTACATTGCATTAAAAGGAGTAGATGTATAAATTGATGCAAAAATATTATAGCAAAtcataatacaaatttataaattgaaaaatattgggattgaatttctttctttctttttttttttttttagcaaaaattgtaTGTATAGTAAAGTATGATACAGCAGTAAGGTTAAGTAGGCAGACATCACGAACAAACAACTTCTAGTACTGGACATGTACCTGAGGCTAAGGTAAAGTCAGTTCTATTTGCCCAACTTAGTGGACTGTCAACAGATAACattgtaaaaattcaacattgaTTTAACAGCCATAGAATATCGAGTTTCAAAAACATCACTGGATTTGTagtgaaaatgtaaatattcctGTATATGAATTAACAGGTGCACAGTAAGTCGAACAATGCTACTTCTGATTCAGAGACATATTCCCCTTTTGGCCGCCTACATTCTGTTCTGTCTCCTCTATGATACCAGAGTTAAAAAAATTGGGTGGAGTTGAAGTGAATATACCAATACAGCAAAACTTGACTATAACAAACACGGATATAGCAAATTTACGGCTGTAACAAATTCTTATTCATGTCCCCACAAAGTTCTTACATAAACCTATAGAAATTTGCAGTATATAATGAACACAGCTACAACGAATTTACAgctataacgaagtaattttaaGACCCCCTTAGGCAAAAGTACTTTATcattcatataatattttttttttctattacaaaATCCAGTGAAGATACATGCAATTTTCAGATGCActtaaaaaataccaaaattttaaatatcattcaattattctttttttaattgaaggtaaaagattttaaagaatttttttgtaaatgacagTAATATTGAAGATAATTTGAAGTACTGTCATTACTGTTATTCTATAACATATCTGCCAGAAGATTTCTCACATATTTGCTATAAACATATAACGAATAACGGCTATAACAAAGTTTTTTTAATGGTCCCtcaaaattcattataaactaGTTTTGCTGTATGTGCTGTTAAAATGTGTACTGTTTATAGTCTAACAGAGCAGCTCCGAGGGAGAGTTCCAGAAATCTGTTCAACTTTGTTGAACCTTCTCCATGTACTATGGAGCTATAAATGTCACTAAATTTGTAGTAAATTCTAGTTGTTCATCAATTCAGATAGccttaacatacatgtatgcaacatATATCAAGGAGAAATTAAGGCGATTTCATCACTTTCAGAACGTCAATGAGTTCCTGTTGCCATGAAACATGGAATTCAAAGTAGATCAGTAGTGAAAATGTTTGTACAAATGTGTGCACAGTACAAATGTGTGCACAGTACCAGTTATTCCCACAATGCAACTTGTCTGAACAGACACACAGAACTTCCTCCTGTTCTCAGCTAGTCACTTCCTGTTGCTGTTGCTCTTCCTCCGAGATCTTGTGATTAGCGTATTTGCTTTTGTGCTTGCGACTGTCCATGTGCTGAGCAAACTGGTTCTCTCCGTTCACGGTCACGTTACAGATGCTGCAGTAGTAACTCCCGCTCGGAGTACGGAAGTTGGAGTAGTCCCGCCCTCTTTTCCGGGACTGCTGGGTCTGAATGGTCACCACATTGTGCTCCTCTCCCGTGAATCCTGTGTATCCtgaaatgttaaaaacaatactgaaatttcatttattctttCAGGTTTATTAATGTTAATTAATCCtgaaatgttaaaaacaatactgaaatttcatttattagTTCTTGtaggttttttaatgttaatttatcctgaaatgttaaaaacaatactGAAATTTCATTCAAACTTCAGGTTTATTGATAATGTTCGAATGTCTCCAAATTGATCCAATCAGGAAAATTGgaagaaatcaaaacaaataatattgaatatcaAATCAAAGAGAACCCTCCCCTCCCCATTACCTCCACGGCCTCTGCCCCGGCCCCTCCCTCTAACTCCCCATTTGCCTCGATTTGTGTCGGCTGCTTTCTCCAGAGACCTTAGTTTGCCCTTGTGTTTGGCTCCATTTAAATGGGACTGCAACTGTTCGTTACACGTCACCTGAACACTGCACATCTTGCACTCAAATACAGCACCATCTCTGTGGAGGGAAACACAAAATCAATGAAACTCTACACTAATATCTGATAActtcaaaacataattttgaattctacATCTTGTAAATGTAGTAGGCCAAAAATTATTATTGGTCAGTTACATATactattaaaactaaaataaaatgtggCTGGTAAGCGCTTACATTTCAATTCTATTTTTGGGGggcaaaatttgaaaaagtgtATGACcatccggttttttttttttcatctccttttgcataatattgaaagagtaattccccttttcaaatggtgtaaaaatatatcaatgtgATAGCATTTGCCACAATGCAGCAGTTCTAGGGAAACTTCATCAATGATTTTGGCAATAAACAAGAGTTAAAAGTACCTTAAATGTTCATGTTTACTAATATTTTCcggttaaaaaaaacaaaaatcataacGTTTAATAACAGTTGAATAGTTTTCATTTGGAACAGCATAGATCGGTTTTTTATTCTAACTTTATTAACAATTAAGACATATTCATTGGTTGACAATAATTTgaactttaaaaatgatattttaaaaaagttacatcAATGAAGAAAATCAGCTTAATATGTATCCAAGTGTAATTAACTTATGGCCATATATCAGCATGTTTCTTACATTTTAACGTGTTGTTTGTCTGTGTCGGATATCTGGACAATGCCTGCTGCCTTCAACTTCTTGGCGTGGTTTTTGCCTTCGTAGTGTTGAATGGCTTGTTTTGGCGAGTTGAAAGCAACCTGACACAACTTGCAGTACACACGGTCATTTTCATCCTTCATTTTCTCTATAACactctgaaataaaaatttcgCTCCtagttgaaaacaaaatgaatgcctttatataaaaagaagacCTAAATCCTAGATGCTTCtgaaaattccttattttacgtgagtacttaattccacgattctgctgttttgtatcaaatcgcgagaatataaaatcgtgaTCTGCaagtttttgttataattttttataggtCAAAAGtgtcttaaaaataaaagtgagattttaaaattctgagGATTGCCTCTCGTGATTTTATGCGGTAATTAATTCTTCGCAATCTACAGTATTAATTTAAATCAAGCCTTATATAAGCATATCACTGACCGATAtcaatattcttatatttatattatgtagAGCATTTATTCTAGTGCTTCAAACTAGGGAAACAACTAAAGACCCATATTTATCATTTGTTCGACTCAGTAATGAGTCCGTTATTCAATGTCATGATTTAAGCtgaaagttttcaaattttcattttttatgatgaTACATGGTATAAAAATTTCTAACTGGTAAATAAAAGCAAGAAACacagcttttaaaaaatcttttgttcTGTAAACAAGGCTTTTGCCAAGTTTTTGTTTATGGTATTTGTACTAGTATAAAGTTTGTATGGGTACATTTATTTTGTGCTTGCCATTTAATTACGAATTAAGTTAAATGGTTTTTAGTGTTTTTCACAtctcattttgtttttcacagGATTGAAATGGTATTTTCTTTTaagaatcaataaaaaaaaaacaacaaatggcaAGAGCCTAAAAAGCTTGTTTACAAAAGAAAGAATTAAAAGCTATGGATGTTTATTGCAAATTTTGGTTGAcaattatcaaattttcagctaaacatttaatttttttttagctaaatTGAAGCCTTAAGGTTTTATGGAACATTAATGTGGATAAGAATACATAATtgtcaaaatactttcactgatttagaattttcaaacttttcaaTATTAggccaaaaaatatatttcaaattttttttaaaagttaaaaattataaatttaaaggggcatgctTACGATTTtcgtcaaattctatttttatgattttattatttacaatgctttagaaatgcatttctaatgatcaaataaaatttgagagtcattcgtagatttaaaagcaagatacagggctcacaagtctttgtcatgtaaacaaggctcgtgccgtttttgtttacataggttcaatataccagtaaaaaatctttttccagcttagttgtttatctttttatttattttaagcatagataaacagttcctaacatttaaaacatttgttttaggtttaaaactgaaattttttcttcaacgttcaaaatgtaaacaaacgctttgtttacacagCGAAGAATGTCAAGCCCTGTAACTtgttataactcaacaaatgacattcaaatttctgttgcctattaaaaatgcctttctgcagcattgtaaatatttaaaatcggaaaataatttttgaccaaaatcgtgaccatgcccctttaaagctcCAGCAGGATTAAAAAttatgacttacagattcgtaggtGATGGTCAGACCCATTGTGCAATACTGCTAGGTAACAATTTtgagaaagaaaataaatcaagaaatcaaacatgattattttgtatGCCACAataatatggaggtgtcccatactacctaaattattaaatacatgtgtCATGTGATTGTGATATGATTGACCAGAAATAAGATACCCACCATTCTGATTCATTCTCCTAAATATACATGATCTCgaccaaagatatttgaaaccCCCCCCAAAATGGAGAAATTTTACAACCGTACCTCACTCATGGCCTTattctcttcttcttcttcctttGGTTTGTCATCGGCTGGCTCTGTAACTGGATTTACCTCTGTGACAAGGTTAGCTGTGGTCACAAGGTCGCCCTGAGCCGCTTTCTTGGCCAGAGTGGCCTCCAGGGCTGCTGACTGCCTGTACAGACGGACTTTCTTGGCGTGGTGTTTCCCATTGTAGTGAGACTGGGCTTGGGATGGGTGATTGATTGTCAGATTGCACAGTTTACAAAATAAGGGACTCGTCATTTCTTCCAATGCCTTCTCCACATCAGGGTCAACTGGAAGATCATCCGTGGACCTCCGCTTCTTGGCTGGTGAAGGCCCCGTTATGGTATCCTTGGACGTGCTGTCTGGCAGAATGGCAGCTGCATCCTCAGGTTGTTCCAGTTTTTCTGTTGAAAGTGACTCGGTTACAACAGTGTTGTGTTCCACTTTGGGGAAAACTTCTGTACCCATCTCTGCTTTAATGGCTGGGGGTGAAGACGTGGACTTTACTCCCACCTTGTGTTCCACTTTACAAGGCTTTTTCACAGGTGGCTGCTCATTGGTTTCAGATTTCATCTCAAGTTTATGTTTTTCTGCTTGCTTTATGTCTTTTGTATCATTCCTATTTGTGGACATGGCTTTGTTATCACTCTGAATGTCTTTTACACTGTCATTCTTATATGTGAAAGATCTTTGGTTACGATCAACTCTGTTGTCATTATGTGTGAGATTTGGCCCTCCTCTTCCCCTCCCCCTATGACTAGATCCACCTCGAAAATGAGGTGGAGGCTGGTTGTGTAGACTACCTCCATCATCCCTGTACCTGCCTCTACCTGACATCCCACCCCTGTCCATTCCACCACGCCTTCGTGGCCCTCCACCTCTATCTCCCCTGCCCCTCATCCCACCTCTCTCTATTCCTTGATCCCCTCCTCTAGGATCCCGGTTGCTGTCCGGCCATCCTCTGTTCCAGTGTTCATTCCTATTCCATCCTTTATCCATATGATGATATGGTCCGTAAGCTTCCTCCACATGTGGATACATCTGATCATTTGCACTTCCCCTATTATCACTATATCCTCTTCTATCTGGAGGACcatcaaaattattattcaCTGGGGGCATCTGTGGTGGTGGTGGCCCTCTCTTGTAACTTGAATCTTCGTACTGTTTTCCATACTCAAAACTATCACCTCTGTAACTTCCACTGTATGCTCCCCTATTTAACCCTTGACCTCCTCTGCCACCTCTACTTGAGCCCATCTCATTAAATGTCCTCCTTCCCTGTTCGTCTCCTGGCTTTTCTGGCTGGCTTCTGTTGTTGACTTGGGGCGGAAAGCTGTCCCTCCCTCTTCCAGCCCCCGCTGCCTGTCCTCCACCCCCTCTCTTCTCCAGACGGGGATCTCTCTGGGGAGGAAGCTTCTGTTGCGGATGCTGATTGTTGTTTGCATTGCTAGCACTCTGTGTCTTTGCATCTTGTTGACCTGTGTAATTAGACTGTCCATAAGAATCCCATCCAGTTGATGATACACCTTGTTCCTGCGAATTGTTCATATAGCCATAGTAACCATCGTATCCAGATCCATAATAGCTGTTATTATAGTTGTAGTCCGCATTCTGGTAGGAGTCGTAATTAGCCTGACCTCCTCCGCCCGGAGGGTACTGGTTTGCAGTCGTGTAGCCAGAGTAGATCTGGCTGGTGTTGTAATAGCCAGAAGTGTCCTTGTACTGGGGATAACTCTGTGTCGCAGGATCTgctgtagtagtagtagtagtagcaTAGCTGGATTGCTGATCTTGGGCAGGGTTTTGTCCTCCAGTCCAATCTaacaaaacaatacatatttttttattaaatgcagGTTAAAGAAATCTCAGTAgtagacaaatacatgtaaaatgtgcCTATAAAGCAGAAAAAAGTATTACCGAGAGTTTAGAGTACAAAAGCAACACTACGTTTAAAATTCATTCCAATTTTGTTCTTAGCTGAAGGGATTAATATTTTGCTTACGGTAATGATGTTCATTTGTCACTTGGGTTAGGTACATGTGAACATATACTATAGTAGACTGTGacacattatttaaaatgcCGGTATGTATATTTGAGTGAGTGTGAGAGAttatatttgagagagagagagagagagagagagagagagagagagagagagagagagagagagagagagagtagttACAATTTGTCAACAAATACCTTGATTACTGTAATTGTATTGGGTATTTGTAGTGCTTTGTTGGGGTGTTGCTGTCTGCTGACTTGCAGTGGAATAtccttgacaaaaaaaaatattataatcataatacatgtacgatAGTTACAGCATCATGCATCAATGAAGTACTGTCGTTACATTGTGCATACCTTGATATGGATTGTAAGCTGTCTGTTGATATACATATTGGGAGTTGGGATCACTGGCGCCTGTAGTATTACTAGCTGCTTTTGGGGCTGTCTGTTGGTAGTAAGAACTGCCTACTGTGGAGTAACCTATAAATATAATACGTGTATTCACTACATCACTTGAGCTGTTCAAGAGAGACTAAAAATTCCAAACATGGTGAAAAGGATGAACATGATGATATGCCATGATAAAAATGATGACTTTGGTCAATGACCTAAAATCAGGAGAAAATTCATCATCACAATCCAAGGTATGGAGTCTGCACAGCTCTCTCTTATGCTTGAACATATTGTTTCTTAAAGCTGAATATTCATGCACTATCTGTTAGATAACCATTAAACCATTTACAAAGTCTGCATGTAGTGAGCTCTGACCTCATCAGCAGTAAACTATGCTTTATCCTCTGACTATGCTTTTCTTGCATTGGTCAATGCTCTAATggacaacaaaatattctttgCAACCAACTTGGGAAGGCTAGATGGGAGAGGATATTCATACAAATTGGGGGTGGTTTGCAACAATGGTGAAAATGATGTCAACAACtatactttatttaaaaagatgaCATTAAAAATCTGTTAATTTCAGACATCATTATATCAGATTAAAGGGTATTACACTGTTTTGCTTTTCATCTGCTgatgaatttgataaatttcaaaaaagaataATCACCATGCATATAGTTAGCTCGCTGGCTAAGACATGTTGACACACATTCTTAATCTTCCCACTTTAAGGGTTTTCAATCCACTCTTCTCCTCACAAACCTTTGGTAGATTTAACGACCAAAAACTGTGGCTAATTTTCATTGGTTCCAAGTATATAGCTTTGTGAGGACAGGAGCAGATCAGATACCCTTGACTGATGGGAAGAAATTCTTACTTAATTATCCTGATAATTAATGTACTTACTCTGACCATAGTGGACTGGCTGCTGCTGATAGCCCTGCTGTGTTAGATTCTTCTCTCCTGACTTTTTAGGGGGTGGGGGAGGAGGGGGTGGTGGGGACTCTTCTCGAGATGTCATTGTGGTCTGTACAACGAAACAaagattaattaaaaatcaacagAAATAGCAAGACATCTTCATTATAGAAATGAAATCAATAGCTACTTAAATGAAACTTTGTAAACTGGGACTGTGTTTGTGTATGATATGCTGATTATACAGATtattatcagagacataaataagtatttatgtctctgttatTATACAgaaattttgttgatattgttCTTTTCAAATATAGCCTTTATAAGATTAAAGATTTAGTATCATTTGTTATCActaaaaatcgtaaaaaagCATTATACATGTGTTTAAAGAGCTACATGATGATACTTATTTGATTATCTGGTTCCTTAGCAAAACAATGCCGTAAAATGTATCGAACAGAGACAATTCGAACTAGACCACATTGCCGTTTTACAGTTTAAAATGGTTGCCTTCTAGTGACAGTCATTGCATTTCGGCATTTCACTAAAATCTAGCTGAAATATTCAAACTGACTGTCATGCTTACATGGCTGCGACACCAAACACCATTAGATAATCATCAATGGTCACAaatcttgaatttcatcaatGAACATGTTGTATCGGCTAATCGACGAAAAACTTATAACAGTAAattttcacttaaaaaaaagaatttaaatttttttgatggAGTCTTTTCAATAACGaagtgatattttttatttcacaacgGATGATTTGTAtatggaaaaaatatttaaaagaatatatttatttcttttaacagaAGGAGTACGGGAAAAAATGTTCTCCTTTGAGAACTTTAGTATTATAGCACTTCCGGTGGGATgaacaaattaagaaaattaacatcATACACATTTTGCTCTATATCTCAATGAATTTGTTGAGAAACGCTTGATCACAGGTAggttcttgtttattttttatacatgtttaagtATGGATTTAGGAAATCTCAATGGAAAATCTGTTTTTGGCTTTTGTTCTCAGTTGTTTCATTGTTGACACATCAGTTTTTATAGAAAGTACTGGTACATggacagtacatgtacaatgtaatgtGACCAGACTACATGGTATACAGATAAAACTTGTTCTTTGATAGGTATATTAATTAAGTTTAGTTAAGCTgaaaatttttgtaattttgtaacTTTTGTACATTTTGTAATGTTTACTAATGCCTCTGTGTAAGCTAATCACAAACATGACAAGTCAAAGACCACAAAACTGTAATAGAGACAATAAAACTGGAATTTGGGTGAAAAATATTGTACACTGCCCTTAAAAAAAGGTACAAAAACCGGTACATATTATTGCTTAAATTCTTCTGATAAAGCACCTTATTTCTAAATCAACAAATACATATTGTCGCaaatgtcttattttaaatgttgtaaTAAAGTTGTCTatgctttaaaatttcatattgtgTTTTATAATCACAATTTTCTCAAGAATCATATGAATTGAGCAAGTTTAGATGATAGTTTGTATACCAACTTTCTATGGTAAAACGTGAGAGTTGATGTCTCCAATCTACATcttgttcatatatattactgatatatacatcaacagcaatgttaaaataCAGCAGCAAATGTAACTCTACATAAATTTCTGAACATAAAAACTCACAACCATATCCTTTAATTCAGCATAATTTATGGGGAAAATGTTAAATCATCGTATATATTACGTACGGAGAGCTGGGCCAGATTCATGcatttttcttaagttggaTAAAATTTTTTCGATCAAAACACAAAACATATTAGTATCCCTTTAAAAACAAAGCTACCCAAAAAGGTATCTTAATATGAATATTTAGCAAGATAATTATCCCAATTGGTAGTTCACACCTTCACACGTGACAGTTTGTGTATACTACACAAGTATCAGTAGGTCACATGTCAAACACAGGTGATGTTTTCCAGTGTCTCACCAGCGAGAATGAGAGGAAAATGGCGACATTTAGCGAGAAATTCAAAATACTGtacattaaattttgatatttcacaaattttggTATCCTGCCAGTACACAGTGAATGGGGTTGAAAAAACGGTACATTGTGTGTATACCGCCGGTACTTATCACATGTATGTAATCTATATGACTAAATACGAACCTCTGAGCgaattttttgaagattttagggtatcaaatcaacatgtacataCCAAACTTCTGCTCAAGTCATTACTTGTTCCTAAAAGTCAGTTCACACCAGAAACATTGTTATGAAGTAAAAATTTTTCACATGTAATAACAGTTAAACTGTCTCGGGTCAGGTTGTACCttataaatttcatatcaatttttcaatTCTTGAAATTTATTAGCATAGTTATTAAATAGAAACAGTTAATAATAATAACACGATTAAGCAGTATGACATGGGAAAtgtaaagcaaaaatataatGGGAGAAATAACATACGATACTAACAGTAACAGCACACAAACCCACACACTAAAAGGCTGATATACTATATGTCTCGTACTTCTACTGTGGAATAATTTAAATTCGtaggggccaattttcgtggatgctTCAGTTATTCTTTCAttaacaaagataactctttctaaaattgtttttgttgagaatttaaattcgtgggggagggaTACCCACGAATatcacgaaaattgagccaccacgaattctaatgattccacagtatttctctcactttttgttgataaatacaCATACCAACCAGAAAAgaacaattgaaattgatataGGGATAAAAAGTTCAAGACTTTCTCAAAATGAAATGTGCCCCCTCTTCTCACCCcctagggtttttttttaaggaacCATTTTAGCTagttttttcattaaatcaataaaagcaTAATGTAAAACATTGTACTGTTTAAAATCTCCTTTCCAGCCCTCTTTTGTAAATAAGGTTGATTAGGACAAAAATATTTGGGTTTTGAAGTTTACAAATGAGAACAGAAGCATGCTCTCATTGATGTTTTCCATAAAACTTTTAGCACAGCTGAAACATTTGGAATGAAACCTTATGAACATACAGTGTAGATATTACAGATATATGATTAACTATACCGGTAGTAGTATTTGTACATATAATGTGTGGCCTTGTATAAAAGTAAGTCAACATCTGTCATATGTTATCAATGTTCTTGTAGTAATGTAAACAACCATGTTATAAGTTATTCGCTGCAAGATTTGGTAAGAATATTTGATACAGTATGATATATTAGATACAACATATATGCGAATATGAACAGATTATACGTTTACTATAAGTATAACGTCAGTAAATATGGGATAGGTTGATTTGGCCAACAGCTGTTGTTGATCATATATATCAATAACATTTTCTACTTGATAAACAGAATTGACTCCTTATTTGAAAATGACTGctagtatgtttttttttatgttacaaATTTTAAGAGTGGCCGGATCAGGattaatgtttcaaatttttcagTGTATTGTCAGAAAAcatgcatttatatttttataacgtAGCTCTTAATACATCATGATtggaaaaatgtattaaatttttcatatgaatatttttaccagataatacatgtactgtatgtGTGTTGAGTGTTTTATTACTGATAAAgttaaatatttgcaaaaattcCAAAGCTACTCAGATTTTTCTGCGGGtgtacatattttttctctcaataaaACAGTATGTTTGAATTTATCCAGAACaacaaatgatttaaatatgacacaaatattaatataaagaattgaattttattcattatgcACTTTTCAGTGGATTATTTTAGCCAGAACTATCCTTCCTTGAGGCAATGTTTATATTGATCAGACTCAAGTTaggaattcaatatttttcttaaggtAATTTGATACTAGAAATATCTTCATTATGCTTGACAGTTTCCTTTTACTGTTGACAAGCTATTAGTATCAATAAATCATaagtttaatgtattttttaaaactttgcagCAGTACCAACTACTACCGGTAATTgatttttgcagaaaaaaaagcAAGATTCATAGTGCAGAGTCATTTAATCATTTTTCCTTagaaatatgcaaaaaaaaattccataataAATGACGGATGTTTTCACATCAAATTtctattttagaatttttactcATTTGATCAATTTAATTAAGATGTACTTATTGTTGTTGTGTCTGAGATGAAATGgtgttctttaaaaatatgtttttaaacttAATGACATGCATTATGCAAATTCTTTAGTGCCCTGTTGAGAGATGATTGATAGCTAACTAGATCACAGGTGGTGTTTTTacaattagagagagagagagagagagagagagagagagagagagagagagagagagagagagagagatttcattaAAGAATAAGTATAATATATGGATGTAAGAAGTATAAgtaatgattattattttcaaaaaatggatCTAATGTATCTATAGTAGACTTCATATG is part of the Magallana gigas chromosome 3, xbMagGiga1.1, whole genome shotgun sequence genome and harbors:
- the LOC105346574 gene encoding uncharacterized protein isoform X2, whose product is MTSREESPPPPPPPPPKKSGEKNLTQQGYQQQPVHYGQSYSTVGSSYYQQTAPKAASNTTGASDPNSQYVYQQTAYNPYQGYSTASQQTATPQQSTTNTQYNYSNQDWTGGQNPAQDQQSSYATTTTTTADPATQSYPQYKDTSGYYNTSQIYSGYTTANQYPPGGGGQANYDSYQNADYNYNNSYYGSGYDGYYGYMNNSQEQGVSSTGWDSYGQSNYTGQQDAKTQSASNANNNQHPQQKLPPQRDPRLEKRGGGGQAAGAGRGRDSFPPQVNNRSQPEKPGDEQGRRTFNEMGSSRGGRGGQGLNRGAYSGSYRGDSFEYGKQYEDSSYKRGPPPPQMPPVNNNFDGPPDRRGYSDNRGSANDQMYPHVEEAYGPYHHMDKGWNRNEHWNRGWPDSNRDPRGGDQGIERGGMRGRGDRGGGPRRRGGMDRGGMSGRGRYRDDGGSLHNQPPPHFRGGSSHRGRGRGGPNLTHNDNRVDRNQRSFTYKNDSVKDIQSDNKAMSTNRNDTKDIKQAEKHKLEMKSETNEQPPVKKPCKVEHKVGVKSTSSPPAIKAEMGTEVFPKVEHNTVVTESLSTEKLEQPEDAAAILPDSTSKDTITGPSPAKKRRSTDDLPVDPDVEKALEEMTSPLFCKLCNLTINHPSQAQSHYNGKHHAKKVRLYRQSAALEATLAKKAAQGDLVTTANLVTEVNPVTEPADDKPKEEEEENKAMSEYCTMGLTITYESSVIEKMKDENDRVYCKLCQVAFNSPKQAIQHYEGKNHAKKLKAAGIVQISDTDKQHVKIDGAVFECKMCSVQVTCNEQLQSHLNGAKHKGKLRSLEKAADTNRGKWGVRGRGRGRGRGGYTGFTGEEHNVVTIQTQQSRKRGRDYSNFRTPSGSYYCSICNVTVNGENQFAQHMDSRKHKSKYANHKISEEEQQQQEVTS
- the LOC105346574 gene encoding uncharacterized protein isoform X1; this encodes MTSREESPPPPPPPPPKKSGEKNLTQQGYQQQPVHYGQSYSTVGSSYYQQTAPKAASNTTGASDPNSQYVYQQTAYNPYQGYSTASQQTATPQQSTTNTQYNYSNQDWTGGQNPAQDQQSSYATTTTTTADPATQSYPQYKDTSGYYNTSQIYSGYTTANQYPPGGGGQANYDSYQNADYNYNNSYYGSGYDGYYGYMNNSQEQGVSSTGWDSYGQSNYTGQQDAKTQSASNANNNQHPQQKLPPQRDPRLEKRGGGGQAAGAGRGRDSFPPQVNNRSQPEKPGDEQGRRTFNEMGSSRGGRGGQGLNRGAYSGSYRGDSFEYGKQYEDSSYKRGPPPPQMPPVNNNFDGPPDRRGYSDNRGSANDQMYPHVEEAYGPYHHMDKGWNRNEHWNRGWPDSNRDPRGGDQGIERGGMRGRGDRGGGPRRRGGMDRGGMSGRGRYRDDGGSLHNQPPPHFRGGSSHRGRGRGGPNLTHNDNRVDRNQRSFTYKNDSVKDIQSDNKAMSTNRNDTKDIKQAEKHKLEMKSETNEQPPVKKPCKVEHKVGVKSTSSPPAIKAEMGTEVFPKVEHNTVVTESLSTEKLEQPEDAAAILPDSTSKDTITGPSPAKKRRSTDDLPVDPDVEKALEEMTSPLFCKLCNLTINHPSQAQSHYNGKHHAKKVRLYRQSAALEATLAKKAAQGDLVTTANLVTEVNPVTEPADDKPKEEEEENKAMSEQYCTMGLTITYESSVIEKMKDENDRVYCKLCQVAFNSPKQAIQHYEGKNHAKKLKAAGIVQISDTDKQHVKIDGAVFECKMCSVQVTCNEQLQSHLNGAKHKGKLRSLEKAADTNRGKWGVRGRGRGRGRGGYTGFTGEEHNVVTIQTQQSRKRGRDYSNFRTPSGSYYCSICNVTVNGENQFAQHMDSRKHKSKYANHKISEEEQQQQEVTS
- the LOC105346574 gene encoding uncharacterized protein isoform X3 encodes the protein MTSREESPPPPPPPPPKKSGEKNLTQQGYQQQPVHYGQSYSTVGSSYYQQTAPKAASNTTGASDPNSQYVYQQTAYNPYQGYSTASQQTATPQQSTTNTQYNYSNQDWTGGQNPAQDQQSSYATTTTTTADPATQSYPQYKDTSGYYNTSQIYSGYTTANQYPPGGGGQANYDSYQNADYNYNNSYYGSGYDGYYGYMNNSQEQGVSSTGWDSYGQSNYTGQQDAKTQSASNANNNQHPQQKLPPQRDPRLEKRGGGGQAAGAGRGRDSFPPQVNNRSQPEKPGDEQGRRTFNEMGSSRGGRGGQGLNRGAYSGSYRGDSFEYGKQYEDSSYKRGPPPPQMPPVNNNFDGPPDRRGYSDNRGSANDQMYPHVEEAYGPYHHMDKGWNRNEHWNRGWPDSNRDPRGGDQGIERGGMRGRGDRGGGPRRRGGMDRGGMSGRGRYRDDGGSLHNQPPPHFRGGSSHRGRGRGGPNLTHNDNRVDRNQRSFTYKNDSVKDIQSDNKAMSTNRNDTKDIKQAEKHKLEMKSETNEQPPVKKPCKVEHKVGVKSTSSPPAIKAEMGTEVFPKVEHNTVVTESLSTEKLEQPEDAAAILPDSTSKDTITGPSPAKKRRSTDDLPVDPDVEKALEEMTSPLFCKLCNLTINHPSQAQSHYNGKHHAKKVRLYRQSAALEATLAKKAAQGDLVTTANLVTEVNPVTEPADDKPKEEEEENKAMSESVIEKMKDENDRVYCKLCQVAFNSPKQAIQHYEGKNHAKKLKAAGIVQISDTDKQHVKIDGAVFECKMCSVQVTCNEQLQSHLNGAKHKGKLRSLEKAADTNRGKWGVRGRGRGRGRGGYTGFTGEEHNVVTIQTQQSRKRGRDYSNFRTPSGSYYCSICNVTVNGENQFAQHMDSRKHKSKYANHKISEEEQQQQEVTS